The following are encoded in a window of Fulvia fulva chromosome 7, complete sequence genomic DNA:
- a CDS encoding Vacuolar protein-sorting-associated protein 46, giving the protein MSGLEKALFNLKFTAKQLNRQAAKASKDEQTEKAKLKKAIQQNHTDIAKIYAQNAIRKKNENLNLLRLASRIDAVSSRVQTAVTMRQVTGSMANVVKGMDNAMRSMNLEQISAVMDRFETQFEDLDVATGYYENATSSATATATPQEDVDKLMGQVADEAGVELSQEMAGATPAQNIQQPAEEEREDKLGERLRALRS; this is encoded by the exons ATGTCTGGCCTCGAGAAAGCCCTCTTCAACCTAAAG TTCACGGCGAAGCAACTCAATCGTCAGGCAGCGAAAGCGAGCAAAGATGAGCAGACAGAGAAGGCCAAGCTGAAGAAG GCCATCCAGCAAAACCACACCGACATCGCCAAAATCTACGCCCAAAATGCGATCCGCAAGAAGAACGAGAACCTCAACCTCCTACGATTAGCCTCACGAATCGATGCCGTATCCTCACGAGTACAGACAGCCGTCACCATGCGACAAGTGACTGGCAGTATGGCGAATGTGGTCAAGGGCATGGACAATGCGATGAGGAGCATGAACCTAGAGCAG ATATCAGCAGTGATGGACCGCTTCGAGACACAATTCGAGGATCTCGACGTTGCGACAGGATACTACGAGAACGCGACCTCATCCGCGACCGCAACAGCCACACCACAAGAGGATGTCGATAAGCTGATGGGACAAGTGGCAGACGAAGCTGGGGTTGAGCTGAGTCAGGAGATGGCAGGCGCAACACCGGCTCAGAATATACAGCAGCCGGCGGAAGAGGAGCGGGAAGACAAGCTGGGCGAGCGGCTGCGTGCGCTCAGGAGCTAG